The following coding sequences are from one Nilaparvata lugens isolate BPH chromosome 4, ASM1435652v1, whole genome shotgun sequence window:
- the LOC111051280 gene encoding translin-associated protein X isoform X2, whose product MMRAFTSYRDALNDNYDRYERLFKISRDITIESKRIIFQLHLVSTDASKETIMQEAKARLDKLIKYNFAQLAKELQGVSRYQYVRAYSAGVQEFVEAITFYHYLESSTMCPWRDILNQLVYPVISERETSEEVEKSANNGGELSESEVTRGTDTSVTEVAGGTETSVTEITPGSDPSVTEVTQGTDTSVTEVTQGTDTSVTEVTQGTDTSVTEVTQGTDSSVTEVPRVPLFIPDWDFILGVEDLSGELMRHSIKCVSNGKLEETFKVCDFLRNLYTSLLTLSHVNNREFYKKLSVMLQSLVKVENACHMIKLRGSEVPQDLLVHMIGTFNTNDDEGDTYE is encoded by the exons GCCTATTCAAAATCAGCCGAGATATAACCATTGAAAGtaaaagaataattttccaGCTGCATTTGGTTTCGAC TGATGCTTCAAAAGAAACAATAATGCAAGAAGCGAAAGCCAggcttgataaattgataaagtaTAATTTCGCTCAGTTAGCAAAGGAACTGCAAGGAGTTTCACGGTATCAATATGTCAGAGCATATTCTGCAG GTGTTCAAGAGTTTGTAGAAGCTATCACGTTCTACCACTATTTGGAGTCGAGTACTATGTGTCCATGGAGAGATATTCTGAATCAGTTGGTATATCCAGTTATCTCCGAAAGAGAAACTAGTGAAGAAGTAGAGAAAAGCGCTAACAATGGCGGAGAATTGAGCGAGAGTGAAGTGACACGTGGAACTGATACGTCTGTCACAGAAGTGGCTGGTGGAACTGAAACGTCTGTGACAGAAATTACACCTGGATCTGACCCGTCTGTCACAGAAGTGACACAAGGGACTGACACGTCTGTCACAGAAGTGACACAAGGGACTGACACGTCTGTCACAGAAGTGACACAAGGGACTGACACGTCTGTCACAGAAGTGACACAAGGGACTGACTCGTCTGTCACAGAAGTGCCACGTGTGCCTCTGTTCATACCGGACTGGGACTTCATTCTCGGAGTTGAAGATTTGTCCGGCGAACTGATGCGCCATTCAATAAAATGTGTGTCCaatggaaaacttgaagaaaCTTTCAAGGTTTGTGATTTTCTAAGGAATCTCTACACTAGTCTGCTCACTCTGTCTCATGTTAACAATCGAGAATTCTATAAGAAACTGAGTGTGATGCTACAGTCGTTGGTGAAGGTTGAGAATGCTTGTCATATGATCAAACTGCGGGGATCGGAAGTTCCACAGGATTTGTTGGTTCATATGATAGGCACTTTCAACACCAATGATGACGAGGGTGACACTTACGAATAG